From Enterococcus wangshanyuanii, the proteins below share one genomic window:
- a CDS encoding pyridoxal phosphate-dependent aminotransferase: MDLTKRFNKQVSKIAVSLIRQFDEQVSSIDGILKLTLGEPDFNTPEHVKKAAHDAINDNFSHYSGMAGLSDVREAAAFFMKEKYGVSYQATSEILVTVGATEAISASLLAILEPGDKILMPAPIYPGYEPVITLANAAPVYIDTRPNNFVLTPQMIEEAMAEHGDQVKAIILNYPSNPTGVTYTREEVKAIADVVKKYPIFVISDEIYSELTYEDEHVSIAEFIPEQTILINGLSKSHAMTGWRIGFIFGPKELIAEIIKVHQYLVTAASTISQKAAVRALVEGINDASVMKEEYRERRDFVYEQMTKFGFEVARPNGAFYIFAKIPDGYEQDSMKFCVDLAQKQAIAIIPGIAFGKEAEGYVRISYAADMSTLKEAMRRIGAYIK; encoded by the coding sequence ATAAACAAGTATCTAAAATTGCTGTATCATTGATTCGTCAGTTTGATGAGCAAGTGTCATCGATCGATGGAATTTTAAAACTAACGTTAGGTGAACCTGATTTCAATACACCAGAGCATGTAAAAAAAGCGGCACATGACGCTATTAATGACAATTTCTCTCACTACTCAGGTATGGCTGGGTTGAGTGATGTTCGAGAAGCAGCCGCATTTTTCATGAAAGAGAAGTATGGGGTGAGCTACCAAGCGACTTCTGAAATTTTGGTAACTGTAGGTGCAACGGAAGCAATTTCAGCAAGCTTATTGGCGATTTTGGAGCCAGGAGATAAAATCTTGATGCCTGCTCCGATATATCCAGGTTATGAGCCAGTGATCACTTTAGCAAATGCAGCACCAGTGTATATCGATACAAGACCCAATAATTTTGTTTTAACTCCACAAATGATCGAAGAAGCTATGGCAGAGCACGGGGATCAAGTGAAAGCAATCATCTTGAATTATCCGAGTAACCCGACGGGTGTCACCTATACACGTGAAGAAGTGAAAGCAATTGCTGATGTAGTAAAAAAATACCCAATATTCGTTATCAGTGATGAAATTTATAGTGAGCTGACTTATGAAGATGAGCATGTGTCTATTGCAGAATTTATCCCAGAGCAAACGATTCTGATCAACGGTTTGTCAAAATCTCATGCTATGACCGGTTGGCGAATAGGGTTTATCTTCGGGCCGAAAGAATTGATTGCTGAGATCATCAAGGTTCATCAATATTTAGTTACTGCTGCTTCTACGATTTCACAAAAAGCAGCTGTTAGAGCACTTGTTGAAGGCATCAATGATGCTTCTGTGATGAAAGAAGAATATCGCGAACGTCGTGACTTTGTCTATGAACAAATGACAAAATTCGGCTTTGAAGTTGCTAGACCAAATGGCGCTTTTTATATTTTTGCTAAAATCCCAGACGGCTATGAGCAAGACTCGATGAAGTTTTGTGTTGATTTAGCGCAGAAACAAGCAATCGCAATCATTCCTGGTATTGCTTTTGGAAAAGAAGCAGAAGGGTATGTTAGAATCAGCTACGCGGCTGATATGAGTACCTTGAAAGAAGCCATGAGACGTATTGGCGCTTATATAAAATAA
- a CDS encoding phosphate ABC transporter substrate-binding protein PstS family protein encodes MKKPLLSAIVLSVGLLIAGCGSQGAATNESSNKNQESSNQPVKIVAVGSTALQPLVDAAKDQFISEHPNYTISVQGGGSGTGLSQVADGAVTIGNSDVFAEEKSGVDASKLVDHRVAVVGMGPVVNKEVGVKNVTKQELIDIFTGKTKNWKELGGKDQEIAVINRPSGSGTRATFEKWGLDGATAVQSQEQDSSGTVRQIVAQTPGAISYLAFSYMDDSTTALSVDDVKPTEENVADNSWKIWSYEHMYTKGEPDKEVKTFLDFMLEEDVQKGVVKELGYLPITDMKVERDVSGTIKEK; translated from the coding sequence ATGAAGAAACCTTTATTATCAGCAATTGTTTTGAGTGTAGGATTATTAATCGCAGGTTGCGGCAGTCAAGGTGCGGCAACGAACGAAAGCAGTAATAAAAATCAGGAAAGCAGCAATCAACCGGTTAAAATCGTAGCAGTCGGTTCAACGGCTTTACAGCCGCTAGTTGATGCAGCAAAAGATCAATTTATTTCTGAACATCCTAATTACACGATCTCTGTTCAAGGAGGAGGGAGCGGGACAGGACTCTCTCAAGTAGCTGATGGGGCTGTAACGATTGGTAATTCAGATGTTTTTGCAGAAGAAAAATCTGGTGTCGATGCGTCAAAATTAGTCGATCATCGAGTTGCAGTCGTTGGCATGGGTCCTGTTGTCAATAAAGAGGTTGGGGTTAAAAACGTGACAAAACAGGAATTGATCGATATTTTCACTGGAAAAACGAAAAACTGGAAAGAACTTGGGGGCAAAGATCAGGAAATTGCAGTGATCAACCGTCCAAGCGGCAGCGGAACACGTGCAACGTTTGAAAAATGGGGACTGGATGGAGCGACAGCTGTTCAATCACAGGAACAGGACTCATCAGGAACTGTACGTCAAATCGTTGCCCAAACCCCAGGAGCGATCAGCTATCTTGCTTTTTCATATATGGATGACTCAACGACTGCTTTAAGTGTAGATGATGTTAAGCCAACTGAAGAAAACGTCGCAGATAACTCTTGGAAAATCTGGTCTTACGAGCATATGTACACAAAAGGTGAGCCGGATAAAGAAGTCAAAACCTTTTTAGATTTTATGTTGGAAGAAGATGTTCAAAAAGGTGTAGTCAAAGAATTAGGTTACTTACCGATCACAGATATGAAAGTTGAACGTGATGTTTCAGGAACGATCAAAGAAAAATAA
- a CDS encoding sensor histidine kinase codes for MKKRQRFEYLLVILMMLALFIGSIFLTNYFFRKELLTQQEEYLQKKATLLLDQLSPEVFTKQAFTSQEQILVDHYLTDKNERLSLMDNTGDIFYDSVDTKLHDSRKNRPEIKAVLSGADFGSALRKSATLNKELLYLALPVKKNGDLVGIIRMSEETTQFSSSIQSFRRYILLTLGILFIIITGFVFVLLQQKNEPLVTVLPVLKKIVKYPDEARSIIQDSPEWNELYQTVNLISQQMSQTYLAYTSTEEQFHALLDELMIGVFIIDVEGKLQLVNPKMLDILNIQPDAVGKDYFDVIEEPALIHLIHQVITEKTTLHQEISLAESLNETILDMSLRFIEENGNNYQVLGIAYDLTRVRQLEKMQKDFVSNVSHELKTPVTSLLGFTETLLDGAKDDPETLTQFLQIMEKDALRLQQLIQEILQLSRDGKNITYDDQTIELFPFTEEILRSYRKAIKEKNLTIRISGAKDITYTTKYELFYPIAKNLIENAVQYSQIDETITIDFGFTDRFYFIVKDTGIGISQEDQERIFERFYRVDKARSRHSGGTGLGLSIVQNYTELLGGKVMIDSHLGLGTTFTVYLPQK; via the coding sequence ATGAAAAAGCGGCAACGATTTGAATATCTTTTAGTCATTCTTATGATGTTAGCTCTTTTTATTGGCAGTATATTCCTGACGAACTATTTTTTTAGAAAGGAATTATTGACACAGCAAGAAGAATATTTGCAAAAGAAAGCAACTTTGCTTTTAGATCAGTTATCGCCTGAGGTTTTTACTAAGCAAGCCTTCACTTCTCAAGAACAAATTCTTGTTGATCACTACTTGACTGATAAGAATGAACGATTGAGTCTAATGGATAACACAGGCGATATCTTCTATGACAGTGTAGATACAAAGTTACATGACTCTAGAAAAAATCGGCCTGAGATCAAAGCGGTTCTTTCAGGTGCCGACTTTGGTTCTGCTCTGCGCAAAAGTGCCACTTTAAATAAAGAGTTACTCTATCTAGCATTGCCCGTGAAGAAAAATGGTGATCTAGTTGGGATCATTCGTATGTCAGAAGAGACGACACAATTTTCGAGCAGCATTCAATCATTTAGGCGGTATATTTTACTGACTTTAGGTATTTTATTTATCATTATCACTGGGTTTGTCTTTGTTCTCCTTCAGCAGAAAAATGAACCATTAGTCACTGTTTTACCTGTACTGAAAAAAATCGTCAAATACCCTGATGAAGCCCGTTCGATTATTCAAGACTCTCCTGAATGGAATGAACTTTACCAAACCGTCAATCTTATCAGCCAGCAAATGAGTCAGACCTATTTAGCTTATACTTCTACTGAGGAACAATTTCATGCACTACTAGATGAACTGATGATCGGTGTTTTTATTATTGATGTCGAAGGAAAATTACAGTTGGTCAATCCAAAAATGTTGGATATCTTGAATATCCAGCCGGATGCTGTCGGCAAAGATTATTTTGATGTGATCGAGGAGCCTGCATTGATCCACTTGATTCACCAAGTAATTACTGAAAAGACGACTCTTCATCAAGAAATTTCTTTAGCTGAGAGCTTGAATGAGACCATTTTAGATATGTCCTTACGTTTTATAGAAGAAAATGGCAATAATTACCAAGTATTAGGGATCGCTTATGATTTAACACGCGTCAGACAGCTGGAAAAGATGCAAAAAGACTTTGTTAGTAATGTCTCTCATGAATTGAAAACGCCAGTCACTTCTCTATTAGGTTTTACAGAAACCCTACTAGACGGCGCAAAAGATGATCCTGAAACATTAACTCAGTTTTTACAAATCATGGAAAAAGATGCTTTACGTCTACAACAGCTGATCCAAGAAATATTACAGCTTTCTCGGGACGGCAAAAATATCACTTATGACGATCAAACGATCGAACTTTTCCCATTTACAGAAGAAATTCTCCGGTCGTATCGAAAAGCAATCAAAGAAAAAAATCTGACGATCCGAATTAGCGGTGCTAAAGATATAACCTACACAACAAAATATGAGCTCTTTTATCCTATCGCAAAAAATCTTATCGAAAATGCTGTTCAGTATTCTCAAATCGATGAAACAATCACTATTGATTTTGGCTTTACTGATAGATTCTATTTTATTGTGAAAGACACTGGAATTGGGATCAGCCAAGAAGACCAGGAACGAATTTTTGAACGATTCTATCGTGTAGATAAAGCACGAAGTCGTCATTCTGGAGGAACTGGACTAGGGTTATCGATTGTACAAAATTACACTGAGTTACTTGGCGGCAAAGTGATGATCGATAGTCACTTAGGCTTAGGAACAACATTCACCGTCTATTTACCACAAAAATAA
- a CDS encoding response regulator transcription factor codes for MKKVLVVDDEPSIVTLLTFNLEKDGYEVISATDGAVGFELASTNQFDFIILDVMLPNMDGLEITKALRREKIDTPILILTAKDDQVDKIIGLEIGADDYLTKPFSPREVLARMKAIFRRLKPAVEKPEDISEPVKAPLIIGDIIVDEQNYAVSVRGKKIELTPKEFELLVYFIKRKDRVIDRDTLLDRIWNYDFAGQSRIVDVHVSHLRDKIEIDPKHPVYLITVRGFGYRFQEPKK; via the coding sequence ATGAAAAAAGTGCTTGTGGTTGACGATGAACCTTCGATCGTCACATTGTTAACTTTCAATTTAGAAAAAGATGGTTATGAAGTTATAAGTGCCACAGATGGAGCGGTAGGTTTTGAGTTGGCTTCAACCAATCAGTTTGATTTTATTATCCTTGATGTCATGCTGCCAAATATGGATGGGCTGGAAATTACAAAAGCTTTGAGAAGAGAAAAAATCGACACGCCTATTCTGATTTTAACTGCAAAGGATGATCAGGTAGATAAAATCATTGGTTTAGAGATCGGTGCAGATGATTATTTGACTAAACCTTTTAGTCCAAGAGAAGTTTTGGCACGAATGAAGGCCATTTTTAGACGATTGAAACCAGCAGTTGAAAAGCCAGAGGATATCAGTGAGCCTGTGAAAGCACCATTGATTATAGGAGATATTATTGTTGATGAACAAAACTATGCGGTCTCTGTTCGTGGGAAAAAAATCGAGTTGACACCAAAAGAGTTTGAATTATTGGTTTACTTTATCAAACGCAAAGATCGTGTGATCGATCGCGATACACTGCTTGATCGTATCTGGAATTATGATTTTGCAGGTCAAAGCCGCATAGTAGACGTCCATGTGAGCCATTTAAGAGATAAAATCGAAATAGATCCAAAACACCCTGTTTACTTAATAACAGTTAGAGGATTTGGTTATCGTTTTCAGGAGCCTAAAAAATGA
- a CDS encoding DUF523 domain-containing protein — translation MIGISACLGGICCRYDGQSKELSFLKELVEKKEAMPICPEVLGGLPIPREPAEIKDGDGFAVWQEQASVVTVSGEDVTECFKEGAKIAYQKLLEHQIDTVIVKENSPSCGQKMIYDGTFSGNKITGMGVATAYFVLNGIDVISENEWQKIVKHEDLNG, via the coding sequence ATGATCGGAATCAGTGCATGTTTGGGTGGTATTTGTTGTCGATATGATGGTCAGTCTAAAGAACTATCATTTTTAAAAGAATTAGTTGAAAAGAAAGAGGCAATGCCTATTTGCCCAGAGGTTTTAGGTGGATTGCCGATTCCAAGAGAGCCAGCTGAAATAAAAGACGGAGACGGCTTTGCTGTTTGGCAGGAACAAGCAAGCGTTGTGACAGTTTCAGGAGAAGATGTGACCGAGTGTTTCAAAGAAGGCGCAAAAATTGCGTATCAGAAACTTCTGGAGCATCAAATTGATACAGTCATCGTTAAAGAAAACAGTCCTTCCTGCGGACAAAAAATGATTTATGACGGTACGTTTTCCGGCAATAAAATAACAGGTATGGGCGTTGCAACAGCTTATTTTGTTTTAAATGGGATTGACGTCATATCAGAAAATGAATGGCAAAAAATTGTAAAGCACGAGGATCTAAATGGCTGA
- a CDS encoding NUDIX hydrolase, giving the protein MAEEEIIKIFDKDYHQCGTATRECVHREGLWHETFHCWFYTMEQDELIIYFQKRSPKKKDFPNQLDITAAGHLLADETVLDGFREVREELGVDVQPEEADFLGVFPVCIDLGTFIDNEFTNVYLVKREIKIGDFSLQEEEVESLFCVPLSKLKKMLVDPTLNVSLTGYHQQNYRQTPTQAVVSKKDFCANAESYYEELVKIFEEIRGNHLRTID; this is encoded by the coding sequence ATGGCTGAAGAAGAAATAATAAAGATTTTCGATAAAGACTATCATCAATGTGGTACAGCAACTAGAGAGTGTGTGCATAGAGAAGGTTTGTGGCACGAAACATTTCACTGCTGGTTTTATACAATGGAGCAGGATGAGTTAATCATATATTTCCAAAAACGCTCTCCTAAAAAGAAAGACTTTCCTAACCAATTAGATATCACGGCTGCGGGGCATCTTTTGGCAGATGAAACTGTATTAGACGGTTTTAGAGAGGTCAGAGAAGAATTAGGTGTAGATGTTCAACCAGAAGAGGCAGATTTTTTAGGGGTTTTTCCTGTGTGTATAGACTTGGGAACATTTATCGATAATGAATTTACGAATGTTTATCTTGTGAAGCGGGAAATCAAAATAGGAGATTTTTCTTTGCAGGAAGAAGAAGTTGAAAGCTTGTTTTGTGTGCCGCTTTCCAAGCTAAAAAAGATGCTTGTAGATCCAACGTTAAATGTTTCTCTAACAGGTTATCACCAACAAAACTATAGACAAACGCCCACGCAAGCAGTGGTCTCAAAAAAAGATTTCTGTGCTAATGCGGAAAGTTACTATGAGGAACTGGTCAAAATTTTTGAAGAAATCCGAGGAAATCACTTGAGAACTATTGACTAA
- a CDS encoding putative DNA-binding protein yields the protein MEIEKTNRMNALFEFYSTLLTEKQMNYMEMYYADDFSLGEIAEEYDVSRQAVYDNIKRTEKILEEYERKLHLFSDYVVRGELLDALKNYVSETYPKDITIANYIEQIQEVEE from the coding sequence ATGGAAATTGAAAAAACCAATCGAATGAATGCTTTATTTGAATTTTACTCCACGTTGCTGACTGAAAAGCAAATGAATTATATGGAGATGTATTATGCTGATGACTTCTCTTTAGGCGAAATAGCTGAAGAATACGATGTAAGTCGTCAAGCCGTTTATGATAATATCAAACGAACAGAAAAAATATTAGAAGAATATGAACGAAAGCTTCATTTATTTTCCGATTATGTCGTTCGTGGCGAGCTACTGGATGCGCTAAAGAACTATGTGAGTGAAACCTATCCAAAAGATATAACGATAGCAAATTATATAGAACAAATACAAGAAGTAGAGGAATGA
- the ffh gene encoding signal recognition particle protein yields MAFESLTDRLQQAMSKLRRKGKVSEADVKEMMREIRLALLEADVNLQVVKDFTKRVRERAVGVEVLESLSPAQQIVKIVDEELTATLGSETVGLNKSERIPTVIMMAGLQGAGKTTFGGKLANHLMKTENARPLMIAADVYRPAAIDQLKVLGQQLNVPVFDMGTDTDPVEIVRQGMALAKEQKNDYVLIDTAGRLHVDEALMDELKQIKAVAEPDDILLVVDAMTGQDAVNVADSFNQQLGITGVVITKLDGDTRGGAALSIRAVTGAPIKFIGSGEKLTDLEIFHPDRMSSRILGMGDMLTLIEKAQQDYDEKKAEELATKMKENSFDFNDFIEQLDQVMGMGPIEDLLKMIPGMSQMPGLENVKVDPKDVARKKAMVLSMTPAERENPDLLNPSRRRRIAAGSGNNVVEVNRMIKQFKESKKMMQQMSKGNMDIPGMDQMLGGGIKGKLGKMAMNRMVKKNKKKKKKKK; encoded by the coding sequence ATGGCTTTTGAAAGTTTAACAGATCGCTTACAACAGGCAATGAGTAAATTACGTCGCAAAGGAAAAGTCTCTGAAGCGGATGTAAAGGAAATGATGAGAGAAATTCGTCTAGCGCTATTAGAAGCAGACGTAAATTTACAAGTAGTAAAAGATTTTACAAAACGTGTACGAGAACGTGCTGTCGGTGTAGAAGTCCTAGAAAGCTTATCCCCTGCACAACAAATCGTTAAAATCGTTGATGAAGAATTGACCGCAACATTAGGTTCTGAAACTGTTGGTTTGAACAAATCTGAACGCATTCCAACAGTTATAATGATGGCTGGTTTACAAGGGGCCGGTAAAACAACCTTTGGCGGTAAGCTAGCAAATCACTTAATGAAGACAGAAAATGCTCGTCCCTTAATGATCGCAGCCGATGTCTATCGTCCAGCGGCGATCGATCAATTGAAAGTCTTAGGACAGCAGTTAAATGTACCTGTTTTTGATATGGGAACAGATACGGATCCTGTTGAGATCGTTCGTCAAGGGATGGCTTTAGCCAAAGAACAGAAAAATGACTATGTCTTGATCGATACTGCCGGTCGTCTTCACGTCGATGAAGCGCTCATGGATGAGTTGAAGCAAATCAAAGCAGTTGCTGAGCCAGATGATATTTTACTTGTTGTCGATGCAATGACAGGACAGGATGCAGTGAATGTTGCAGATAGCTTCAATCAGCAATTAGGGATCACGGGTGTTGTGATCACAAAATTAGATGGTGATACACGTGGTGGTGCGGCGCTTTCGATTCGTGCTGTTACAGGTGCACCAATCAAATTTATTGGATCAGGTGAAAAGCTAACAGACCTAGAAATTTTCCATCCGGATCGTATGTCCAGCCGTATATTGGGCATGGGAGATATGTTGACGCTGATCGAAAAAGCGCAACAGGATTATGATGAGAAAAAAGCGGAAGAACTTGCAACAAAGATGAAAGAGAACAGCTTTGATTTCAATGACTTTATCGAGCAATTAGATCAAGTCATGGGAATGGGACCGATCGAAGATCTGTTGAAGATGATTCCTGGTATGAGTCAAATGCCTGGTCTTGAAAATGTCAAGGTAGATCCTAAAGATGTTGCACGTAAAAAAGCAATGGTGCTTTCAATGACACCAGCAGAGCGAGAAAATCCAGATTTACTGAATCCAAGTAGACGCAGAAGGATTGCAGCGGGTTCCGGCAATAATGTTGTCGAAGTGAATCGCATGATCAAACAGTTCAAAGAATCTAAGAAAATGATGCAGCAAATGTCGAAAGGCAATATGGATATTCCTGGTATGGATCAAATGCTGGGCGGCGGTATCAAAGGGAAACTTGGAAAAATGGCGATGAATCGAATGGTCAAGAAAAACAAAAAGAAGAAAAAGAAGAAAAAATAG
- a CDS encoding GNAT family N-acetyltransferase, whose translation MELEQIKLLKARNQQLLGVEYKLDLSFFMEPTEKAQHLLLWKDEELLGYTALSAYNPEEVELTMIAATKEAIAPMHEAVCLFAQKKQFARLLWIVDQRDDLLVSFIKKTKRYNYSFSEYAMLFDNETKINVEECSLVSAAKVDATKIARLDGGADIDKVQLIDDDDLAKTLVFKEGEELIASIRLEKNQEECGIYGFIVRVDQRGKGIGRKMLTTIVSQLVREGYSQIYLEVESTNAAAMGLYQSIGFKQKACFDYYLSMG comes from the coding sequence ATGGAACTGGAGCAAATCAAGTTACTAAAAGCTAGAAATCAACAATTACTTGGTGTGGAATATAAGTTAGATTTAAGTTTTTTTATGGAGCCGACAGAGAAAGCTCAGCATTTGTTACTCTGGAAAGACGAAGAGCTTTTGGGCTATACAGCGTTGAGCGCTTATAATCCAGAAGAGGTAGAGCTAACTATGATTGCAGCAACTAAAGAAGCGATTGCTCCTATGCATGAAGCGGTATGTCTATTTGCTCAGAAAAAACAGTTTGCACGGTTATTATGGATCGTTGATCAAAGGGATGATTTACTTGTTTCTTTCATCAAAAAAACAAAACGTTATAACTACTCTTTCTCAGAGTATGCGATGTTGTTCGATAATGAAACAAAAATCAATGTAGAAGAATGTAGCTTGGTATCAGCTGCAAAAGTTGATGCAACTAAGATAGCACGACTTGATGGGGGAGCAGATATCGACAAAGTTCAGCTGATCGATGACGACGATTTGGCTAAAACGCTTGTATTTAAAGAAGGAGAAGAACTCATAGCCAGTATTCGACTCGAAAAAAATCAAGAAGAGTGCGGAATTTACGGCTTTATTGTTCGAGTTGACCAACGGGGAAAAGGAATTGGTCGTAAAATGTTGACAACGATTGTTTCACAATTAGTAAGAGAGGGCTACTCACAAATTTATTTAGAAGTTGAGTCAACGAATGCAGCTGCTATGGGCCTCTATCAGTCGATCGGCTTTAAGCAAAAAGCATGTTTTGACTATTACTTATCAATGGGTTGA
- the rpsP gene encoding 30S ribosomal protein S16 produces the protein MSVKIRLKRMGSKKSPFYRIVVADSRSPRDGRFIETVGTYNPLKDPAEVVLKEDLVLDWLSKGAQPSDTVRNILSKEGVMKKHHEAKLEKK, from the coding sequence ATGTCAGTAAAAATTCGTTTAAAACGCATGGGTTCTAAAAAGAGTCCTTTTTACCGTATCGTAGTCGCTGATTCTCGTTCTCCGCGTGATGGACGTTTCATCGAAACTGTTGGGACTTACAATCCTTTGAAAGATCCTGCAGAAGTAGTTTTAAAAGAAGATTTAGTTTTAGACTGGTTGTCTAAAGGTGCTCAACCTTCAGATACAGTTCGTAACATCCTTTCAAAAGAAGGCGTTATGAAAAAACACCACGAAGCTAAATTAGAAAAGAAATAG
- a CDS encoding KH domain-containing protein produces the protein MADVKELVLTIVRPLVSQPEMVKLEVEESDAFLEYNLTVSPEDIGRIIGKQGRVAKAIRTIVYSVRVDGPKKVRLNIVDGK, from the coding sequence ATGGCAGATGTGAAAGAGTTAGTTTTAACTATCGTTCGTCCATTAGTCAGTCAACCTGAGATGGTTAAATTGGAAGTAGAAGAGTCTGATGCTTTTCTAGAGTATAATTTGACTGTATCACCTGAAGATATTGGTCGTATTATTGGTAAACAAGGTCGTGTTGCTAAAGCAATTCGTACGATCGTTTACAGTGTACGCGTGGATGGACCTAAGAAAGTTCGTTTAAATATCGTAGATGGTAAATAA
- a CDS encoding TIGR01440 family protein, whose product MIEQKNYQEQLKTGMQEYFETTLFEAGDIFVLGCSSSEIIGGVIGQNSRLDIGEEVVSTLKEALDKKGVHLAVQGCEHINRALIIEKVVAKAHDFEIVSVVPALHAGGAAAVAAFKLFKEPVVVEKIVARGGIDIGDTAIGMHVKHVQIPIRTTIKEIGKAHTTFLYSRPKLIGGARAVY is encoded by the coding sequence ATGATTGAACAAAAAAACTATCAAGAACAACTAAAAACTGGAATGCAAGAATATTTTGAAACGACATTATTTGAAGCAGGAGACATTTTTGTTTTAGGATGCAGCAGCAGTGAAATAATTGGTGGTGTGATCGGGCAAAATTCTAGACTTGATATTGGGGAGGAAGTTGTTTCGACATTAAAAGAGGCGTTGGACAAAAAAGGTGTACATCTTGCTGTACAAGGGTGCGAGCATATCAATCGAGCATTGATCATTGAAAAAGTAGTTGCCAAAGCACACGATTTTGAAATTGTATCTGTTGTTCCTGCTCTTCATGCTGGCGGCGCAGCAGCTGTTGCGGCGTTTAAATTATTTAAGGAGCCAGTCGTAGTGGAAAAGATCGTCGCTAGAGGTGGAATAGATATAGGGGATACGGCTATTGGCATGCATGTCAAGCATGTGCAGATCCCAATCAGGACAACCATCAAGGAAATAGGGAAGGCGCACACTACCTTTTTGTATAGTCGACCTAAATTAATTGGCGGAGCTCGTGCCGTCTATTAA